Proteins from a genomic interval of Sugiyamaella lignohabitans strain CBS 10342 chromosome C, complete sequence:
- the TOP3 gene encoding DNA topoisomerase 3 (DNA Topoisomerase III; conserved protein that functions in a complex with Sgs1p and Rmi1p to relax single-stranded negatively-supercoiled DNA preferentially; DNA catenation/decatenation activity stimulated by RPA and Sgs1p-Top2p-Rmi1p; involved in telomere stability and regulation of mitotic recombination; GO_component: GO:0031422 - RecQ helicase-Topo III complex [Evidence IPI] [PMID 15889139]; GO_component: GO:0031422 - RecQ helicase-Topo III complex [Evidence IDA] [PMID 15899853]; GO_component: GO:0005694 - chromosome [Evidence IEA]; GO_component: GO:0005634 - nucleus [Evidence IC] [PMID 1324925]; GO_function: GO:0005524 - ATP binding [Evidence IEA]; GO_function: GO:0003677 - DNA binding [Evidence IEA,IEA]; GO_function: GO:0003916 - DNA topoisomerase activity [Evidence IEA,IEA]; GO_function: GO:0003916 - DNA topoisomerase activity [Evidence IDA] [PMID 22885009]; GO_function: GO:0003917 - DNA topoisomerase type I activity [Evidence IEA,IEA]; GO_function: GO:0003917 - DNA topoisomerase type I activity [Evidence IDA] [PMID 1324925]; GO_function: GO:0016853 - isomerase activity [Evidence IEA]; GO_function: GO:0000166 - nucleotide binding [Evidence IEA]; GO_process: GO:0006265 - DNA topological change [Evidence IEA]; GO_process: GO:0006265 - DNA topological change [Evidence IDA] [PMID 22885009]; GO_process: GO:0007064 - mitotic sister chromatid cohesion [Evidence IMP] [PMID 17571075]; GO_process: GO:0007131 - reciprocal meiotic recombination [Evidence IGI,IMP] [PMID 1328869]; GO_process: GO:0000018 - regulation of DNA recombination [Evidence IMP] [PMID 1328869]; GO_process: GO:0007004 - telomere maintenance via telomerase [Evidence IMP] [PMID 7708702]), which yields MWDPVMMFEAPVVRVEAQPTVSSNIQAEGRRADKLFIWTDCDREGENIGWEISQIVKAANRNLGDRDIKRAIFNNTDPDHLRQATLRPANLDLRQADAVSGRSEFDLRTGVAYTRFLTLTLKSNVPALKEEKAISYGSCQFPTLGFVVDRYKRVKDFKPEPFWYIDIKVKKGRKPVVFSWERGRLFDRLATTVIFEQCLNRSSTATVVKVNSKPATKYRPLPLTTIELQKQGARWLKMSSKKIMDVSLNVNRLNLSCSN from the coding sequence ATGTGGGACCCTGTGATGATGTTTGAAGCTCCCGTAGTTCGTGTTGAGGCTCAACCTACTGTGTCCTCTAATATTCAAGCTGAAGGAAGGAGAGCTGATAAGCTGTTCATTTGGACAGATTGTGATCGAGAAGGAGAGAACATTGGCTGGGAAATATCTCAAATTGTCAAGGCCGCTAACCGTAACTTGGGAGACAGAGATATTAAACGGGCTATATTCAATAacacagatccagatcatTTACGGCAGGCTACATTAAGACCAGCTAATCTGGATTTGAGACAGGCCGATGCAGTCTCAGGAAGGTCGGAATTTGATTTAAGAACTGGTGTAGCTTACACGAGATTCTTAACACTGACATTAAAATCAAATGTTCCAGCTTTGAAGGAAGAGAAAGCGATAAGTTATGGATCCTGCCAGTTTCCAACGCTGGGATTTGTCGTTGATAGATATAAACGGGTCAAGGATTTTAAACCAGAGCCTTTCTGGTATATCGATATTAAAGTCAAGAAAGGAAGAAAGCCTGTAGTTTTTTCATGGGAAAGAGGAAGACTGTTTGACAGACTGGCTACGACAGTCATCTTTGAGCAGTGTCTTAACAGGTCTTCTACTGCAACAGTGGTCAAAGTCAATAGCAAACCAGCTACAAAATACAGGCCCTTACCACTGACAACAATAGAATTACAAAAGCAAGGTGCAAGATGGCTTAAAATGAGCTCGAAAAAGATCATGGACGTAAGTTTAAATGTTAATAGGTTAAACTTGTCATGTTCTAACTAA
- the TOP3 gene encoding DNA topoisomerase 3 (DNA Topoisomerase III; conserved protein that functions in a complex with Sgs1p and Rmi1p to relax single-stranded negatively-supercoiled DNA preferentially; DNA catenation/decatenation activity stimulated by RPA and Sgs1p-Top2p-Rmi1p; involved in telomere stability and regulation of mitotic recombination; GO_component: GO:0031422 - RecQ helicase-Topo III complex [Evidence IPI] [PMID 15889139]; GO_component: GO:0031422 - RecQ helicase-Topo III complex [Evidence IDA] [PMID 15899853]; GO_component: GO:0005694 - chromosome [Evidence IEA]; GO_component: GO:0005634 - nucleus [Evidence IC] [PMID 1324925]; GO_function: GO:0005524 - ATP binding [Evidence IEA]; GO_function: GO:0003677 - DNA binding [Evidence IEA,IEA]; GO_function: GO:0003916 - DNA topoisomerase activity [Evidence IEA,IEA]; GO_function: GO:0003916 - DNA topoisomerase activity [Evidence IDA] [PMID 22885009]; GO_function: GO:0003917 - DNA topoisomerase type I activity [Evidence IEA,IEA]; GO_function: GO:0003917 - DNA topoisomerase type I activity [Evidence IDA] [PMID 1324925]; GO_function: GO:0016853 - isomerase activity [Evidence IEA]; GO_function: GO:0000166 - nucleotide binding [Evidence IEA]; GO_process: GO:0006265 - DNA topological change [Evidence IEA]; GO_process: GO:0006265 - DNA topological change [Evidence IDA] [PMID 22885009]; GO_process: GO:0007064 - mitotic sister chromatid cohesion [Evidence IMP] [PMID 17571075]; GO_process: GO:0007131 - reciprocal meiotic recombination [Evidence IGI,IMP] [PMID 1328869]; GO_process: GO:0000018 - regulation of DNA recombination [Evidence IMP] [PMID 1328869]; GO_process: GO:0007004 - telomere maintenance via telomerase [Evidence IMP] [PMID 7708702]) encodes MGYISYPRTETDQFDSSIDLHKLIEKQTSDGQWGEYSSALLSGKFCIPRKGKHDDKAHPPIHPIKGIGEGALDADQKKVYEFVTRHFLACCSNDAKGQTTSIQLDWGGEKFNASGLVVLERNFLDVYPYIKWETNELPEFELNQVVAVDEAMIKDGQTSPPSHLTEPELIALMDANGIGTDATMAEHIEKIILRGYVVKHPQGGRNALPLLIPSNLGIGLVDAFDEIGFDMALTKPFLRKETEDLMQKICDGQLTKDQFLQRSIEQYRNAYALATQNRNNLVRAVKKYF; translated from the coding sequence ATGGGATACATATCCTATCcaagaacagaaacagaCCAATTCGATAGTTCGATTGATTTGCACAAGTTGATAGAAAAGCAGACCAGTGATGGACAATGGGGAGAGTATTCATCTGCGCTGCTATCCGGCAAGTTCTGTATTCCTAGGAAGGGAAAGCACGATGATAAGGCCCACCCTCCAATTCACCCGATCAAGGGAATAGGGGAGGGAGCATTAGATGCAGACCAGAAAAAGGTTTATGAGTTCGTGACCAGACATTTTCTAGCTTGCTGTAGTAATGATGCAAAGGGTCAAACTACCTCGATTCAATTGGATTGGGGCGGTGAAAAGTTTAATGCCAGTGGTTTGGTAGTCCTAGAAAGAAATTTTCTTGACGTCTACCCATACATTAAATGGGAAACCAATGAGCTACCAGAGTTTGAACTGAACCAAGTGGTGGCAGTTGACGAGGCTATGATAAAGGATGGCCAGACCTCGCCACCGAGCCACTTGACTGAACCTGAACTTATCGCTCTGATGGACGCAAACGGAATCGGCACTGATGCTACAATGGCAGAACATATCGAAAAGATTATTTTAAGAGGTTATGTAGTCAAGCATCCTCAGGGTGGTAGAAATGCTCTCCCGTTGTTGATTCCCTCTAACTTGGGAATAGGACTGGTAGATGCTTTTGATGAAATCGGGTTTGATATGGCTCTCACTAAGCCATTCTTGAGAAAGGAGACTGAAGATTTAATGCAGAAAATTTGTGACGGACAACTCACTAAAGACCAGTTTCTTCAGAGAAGCATCGAACAATATAGAAATGCATATGCTTTGGCAACTCAAAATCGAAACAATCTCGTAAGAGCAGTCAAGAAATATTTCTAA
- the NUP42 gene encoding FG-nucleoporin NUP42, producing the protein MSNGSCIYYAQGRCNKGENCNFLHVDTLTKYSHKGNSNRPNIFEVYGREVADDLRHPIAWKYSSYSLPLHTNLINGCDQSPEELRFKAYEARQNNTFQEYENDLRTKERDFIAKLKYVKDDTRRAGRYLEKSETQSMKPYGPPESSVSSGFGSTGSFGSTGSSGSAFGSTGGTGFGSNAFKSSGGFGDTSGSSGNSAFGSTSGSFGGSGFGSSGGFGSSAFGGSSGFGSTNTANASGTASSGGSAFGSSGFGSHGFGQSSLVNTSTAAGNAFGSGSKSTPFGSGSSFGNSGSAFGSLASTGNSIFGSGANNSSSNSNTTTGTIAGSSAFGQPSTPSSTSVFGQTSSSASNSAFGQTASPASTSAFGQTASPASTSAFGQTNSPASTSAFGQTSTPSGSSTTFGNPSPFGTLGTTTNTSSTGSAFGQHSFGNSPAASPFGALTASTAGTPSPFGQTGTSTASAFGQNSNQAASSTPASPFGQLASKTTGSSNPFDVLASADESGKSETTSSTTPSTATGGTTSAFGASASPFGSLTTNGNQNGSQPSDSVSPFGSLSLGGNNTKEESTTSPFQKPASSAFGQSVMTSSSPFGQNSSNSTSSAFGKPSTTSPFGQLSSTTSGSPFGQLGQTGASASPFGQSSTPAETNGSSAFGSSSFGQATSAFSFGQAPTASPFGKAPATSPFGQPQQSTTSGSHKPESSSEPYVQGNGTETLLTMDQLSREFQEAFNSPSFALGEIPEIPPPISCR; encoded by the coding sequence ATGTCGAATGGGTCATGTATTTATTACGCTCAAGGAAGATGCAATAAAGGAGAGAACTGCAATTTTTTGCACGTAGATACACTTACCAAATATTCACACAAAGGTAACAGTAACAGACCCAATATATTCGAAGTGTATGGTCGTGAAGTAGCGGATGATCTAAGACATCCAATAGCCTGGAAATATAGTTCATATTCACTTCCTCTACATACGAATCTTATTAATGGCTGTGACCAATCACCAGAAGAACTTAGATTCAAGGCCTATGAAGCTCGTCAGAATAATACTTTTCAGGAATACGAAAATGACCTTCGTACCAAGGAGCGAGATTTCATTGCCAAGCTAAAGTACGTGAAGGATGATACAAGACGAGCTGGACGATATTTGGAAAAATCCGAAACGCAATCAATGAAGCCCTATGGCCCACCAGAATCTTCGGTTAGCTCAGGGTTTGGCTCCACTGGATCATTTGGTTCCACTGGATCCTCAGGTTCGGCGTTTGGTTCTACAGGCGGTACAGGTTTTGGATCCAATGCTTTTAAATCATCTGGGGGTTTTGGAGATACTTCCGGTTCATCTGGGAACAGTGCCTTTGGCAGTACGTCGGGCTCGTTTGGTGGAAGTGGATTTGGCAGCTCTGGAGGGTTCGGTAGCTCTGCTTTTGGAGGCAGTTCGGGCTTTGGTAGTACAAATACAGCCAATGCCAGTGGCACTGCTTCCAGTGGTGGAAGCGCATTTGGCAGTTCTGGTTTTGGAAGCCATGGGTTTGGCCAATCGTCTTTGGTAAATACTAGCACCGCAGCTGGTAATGCGTTTGGTAGTGGTTCAAAATCGACGCCATTTGGCAGTGGATCATCGTTTGGCAATAGTGGCTCTGCTTTTGGTTCGTTAGCATCTACTGGTAACTCTATATTTGGCAGCGGTGCTAATAATAGTagtagcaacagcaacaccaCAACCGGTACTATTGCAGGTTCCTCGGCATTTGGACAGCCTTCTACCCCATCTTCGACATCAGTATTTGGACAAACCTCTTCATCTGCATCCAATTCAGCATTCGGACAGACAGCTTCTCCCGCATCCACCTCTGCATTTGGACAGACtgcttctcctgcttcCACTTCGGCTTTCGGGCAAACGAATTCTCCTGCTTCCACCTCAGCATTTGGGCAGACTTCCACTCCAAGTGGTTCGTCGACTACTTTTGGAAATCCCTCTCCGTTTGGCACCTTAGGTACTACCACTAACACATCATCAACCGGCTCTGCATTTGGGCAGCATTCGTTTGGAAACTCGCCTGCTGCTTCGCCGTTTGGTGCACTTACTGCATCCACTGCTGGGACCCCATCGCCATTTGGCCAAACGGGCACTTCCACAGCGTCGGCCTTTGGTCAGAACAGTAATCAAGCAGCATCTTCTACACCAGCATCGCCATTTGGTCAATTAGCATCTAAAACCACCGGTAGTTCGAATCCGTTTGATGTACTCGCATCTGCTGATGAGTCAGGTAAATCAGAAACCACCTCTTCAACTACCCCCTCTACTGCCACTGGGGGAACTACCTCAGCTTTTGGAGCATCGGCTTCACCATTTGGTTCACTTACAACGAACGGTAATCAAAATGGTTCCCAACCCTCTGATTCTGTGTCACCATTCGGATCACTTTCATTGGGTGGAAATAATACAAAAGAGGAGTCTACTACTTCTCCATTTCAGAAAccagcatcttcagcattTGGTCAAAGTGTCATGACTTCCTCCTCTCCTTTCGGCCAGAATAGTTCAAACTCGACATCTTCAGCATTTGGGAAACCCTCTACAACCTCACCGTTTGGTCAGCTATCATCTACGACCTCTGGTTCTCCATTCGGACAACTCGGTCAGACTGGTGCGTCGGCCTCTCCTTTTGGCCAATCTTCAACACCAGCTGAAACAAACGGATCGTCGGCTTTTGGAAGTTCCTCATTTGGTCAAGCTACTTCTGCTTTTTCATTCGGCCAAGCTCCGACTGCTTCACCCTTTGGAAAAGCTCCTGCTACTTCCCCCTTTGGCCAGCCTCAACAATCAACTACTTCTGGTTCTCACAAGCCTGAATCTAGCTCTGAGCCATACGTCCAAGGAAACGGTACTGAGACTCTGCTTACTATGGACCAACTTAGTCGTGAGTTCCAGGAAGCGTTCAACTCACCAAGTTTCGCCCTTGGAGAGATCCCTGAAATCCCACCACCCATTTCCTGTAGATAA
- a CDS encoding putative esterase codes for MTAETDISKTFNSVSEKLEIPTKSTLESTNNTSDMSVQQAIPPAPYQIDPSIIGKFDKEYVNFFNSHLTRATNLLYTHLGNLQEIKAGGNVIPGQSPLAPLKSTYDIQIPRKYTKADTTIPARVFVPVGEAPEKGWPCTVWYHGGGWVLGSIDTENSYCSHIADNAKCIVISVDYRLAPEFPFPACIDDSYEALLHIYENASKFNIDNSKIAVAGSSAGGNISAVLTHKYASDPISKSYHPLAFQLLIVPVCDNTADSDTHLSYKEFRNTVQLPRDKMFWYRNLYLPNKEDWNNPVASPYFYPAESFKNCPPAFIAVAACDVLRTEGEEYAAKLQEAGVDAELVIYPGVPHTVMVMDDVLTQGRRLVKETTGALKNAFYNN; via the coding sequence ATGACTGCTGAGACTGATATATCTAAGACATTTAATTCTGTATCAGAAAAATTGGAAATCCCCACTAAGTCCACCTTAGAATCTACTAATAACACAAGCGACATGAGTGTACAACAAGCTATCCCACCTGCTCCATATCAAATTGATCCCTCGATCATTGGCAAATTTGATAAAGAGTATGTCAACTTTTTCAACAGTCATTTGACCAGAGCCACTAATCTTTTGTATACCCACTTGGGTAATTTACAAGAGATCAAGGCTGGTGGTAATGTGATCCCTGGTCAAAGTCCTTTGGCCCCACTGAAATCCACCTATGATATTCAGATTCCTAGAAAATACACCAAAGCTGATACTACTATCCCGGCTAGAGTTTTTGTTCCTGTTGGTGAAGCCCCCGAGAAAGGATGGCCCTGCACTGTCTGGTACCATGGAGGTGGTTGGGTATTAGGCAGTATTGACACTGAGAACTCATACTGTTCACATATTGCTGATAATGCCAAGTGCATTGTGATCTCGGTGGATTATCGACTTGCTCCTGAGTTCCCATTCCCCGCCTGCATTGACGATTCCTACGAGGCTCTGTTACATATCTATGAGAACGCATCCAAGTTCAATATCGATAATTCCAAGATTGCTGTCGCTGGTTCGTCTGCTGGCGGTAATATCAGCGCTGTTCTGACCCACAAGTATGCTTCTGACCCAATAAGCAAGTCGTATCACCCATTAGCATTCCAATTGCTGATTGTTCCAGTATGTGATAATACTGCTGACAGTGATACTCATCTGTCATACAAGGAGTTCAGAAACACCGTACAATTGCCCCGAGACAAGATGTTCTGGTACAGGAACCTGTACTTGCCTAACAAAGAGGACTGGAACAACCCAGTTGCCAGTCCATATTTCTACCCTGCTGAAAGCTTCAAGAACTGTCCACCTGCCTTCATTGCAGTGGCTGCTTGTGATGTCCTCCGTACCGAAGGTGAGGAATACGCTGCCAAACTCCAAGAAGCAGGTGTCGACGCCGAACTGGTCATCTACCCAGGAGTCCCTCACACTGTCATGGTCATGGACGACGTCCTGACCCAGGGCCGCCGTCTCGTCAAAGAAACCACCGGTGCTCTCAAAAACGCCTTTTACAACAACTAA
- the DSD1 gene encoding D-serine ammonia-lyase DSD1 (D-serine dehydratase (aka D-serine ammonia-lyase); converts D-serine to pyruvate and ammonia by a reaction dependent on pyridoxal 5'-phosphate and zinc; may play a role in D-serine detoxification; L-serine is not a substrate; GO_component: GO:0005575 - cellular_component [Evidence ND]; GO_function: GO:0008721 - D-serine ammonia-lyase activity [Evidence IEA]; GO_function: GO:0008721 - D-serine ammonia-lyase activity [Evidence IDA] [PMID 17869212]; GO_function: GO:0008721 - D-serine ammonia-lyase activity [Evidence IDA] [PMID 17937657]; GO_function: GO:0016829 - lyase activity [Evidence IEA]; GO_process: GO:0070178 - D-serine metabolic process [Evidence IMP] [PMID 17937657]) has product MATFSSAFHPSPDVAALRKQYVGKTLADIPTPAFIVNRKVMKKNCDTMLQRAANMKAAFRAHVKTHKCDEGVILQLGPDGQCDRVVVSTLMEAWKMIPFYKSGQIKDVLYGLPVVKSRLDELSALRKEVAELRLMIDHPSQVDVLNSYNEKTGEKPWSIFIKVNMGTNRAGVISESEELKKLIQKALDSTKAVSLYGFYCHAGHSYASSSQDEAKKYLYQEIEAADKAAVIAKSLKPDLDLVISVGSTPTSHSSEAVELDKLANLSAHLELHAGNYPFCDLQQIATNCITKDNVACTVLAEVASCYAGRGTLAPGETLVNAGVIALAREPGPIPGLGQVVTPGHEGWFVGRVSQEHGILVPGEKAATPEFPELGDRLQIIPQHSCITANAYHWYYITDDDDKVVDIWGTWRGW; this is encoded by the coding sequence ATGGCTACATTCTCTTCTGCCTTTCACCCCTCTCctgatgttgctgctctGAGGAAGCAGTATGTTGGCAAGACTCTGGCTGATATCCCCACACCAGCTTTCATTGTCAACCGCAAAGtcatgaagaagaattgtGATACAATGTTGCAACGAGCTGCCAATATGAAGGCTGCTTTTCGTGCACACGTTAAGACCCACAAGTGTGATGAAGGAGTAATTCTACAATTGGGTCCTGATGGACAGTGCGATAGAGTGGTCGTATCAACTCTTATGGAGGCCTGGAAAATGATCCCGTTCTACAAGAGTGGTCAAATTAAAGATGTCTTATATGGTCTCCCAGTAGTGAAATCTCGTCTTGATGAGCTTTCTGCTTTAAGAAAAGAGGTTGCTGAACTTCGTCTCATGATTGACCACCCCAGTCAAGTTGATGTCCTAAATTCATACAATGAGAAGACCGGTGAAAAGCCCTGGTCTATTTTCATTAAAGTGAACATGGGTACTAATAGAGCTGGTGTTATCAGTGAGTCTGAAGAACTAAAGAAACTGATCCAAAAGGCTTTAGATAGTACCAAAGCTGTATCATTATACGGTTTCTACTGCCATGCAGGACATTCATATGCATCATCCAGTCAAGACGAGGCCAAGAAATATCTATATCAAGAAAttgaggctgctgataagGCTGCTGTTATTGCCAAGTCTCTCAAGCCAGATTTAGATCTGGTGATTTCAGTAGGATCCACGCCTACAAGTCATTCCTCCGAGGCTGTTGAGCTGGACAAGCTTGCCAACCTGTCTGCTCATCTTGAGCTCCATGCTGGCAACTATCCATTCTGCGATTTACAACAAATTGCCACGAACTGCATTACAAAGGACAATGTTGCTTGCACTGTTCTTGCTGAGGTCGCTTCCTGCTATGCTGGTAGAGGCACCTTAGCTCCAGGAGAGACGCTTGTCAATGCAGGCGTTATCGCTCTCGCTAGAGAACCTGGTCCAATTCCCGGTCTTGGACAAGTCGTTACTCCTGGTCATGAAGGATGGTTTGTTGGCCGTGTGAGCCAGGAGCACGGAATTCTCGTTCCCGGAGAAAAAGCTGCTACTCCAGAATTCCCGGAACTCGGTGACAGACTCCAAATCATCCCTCAGCATTCTTGTATCACTGCCAATGCCTATCATTGGTACTATATCactgatgacgacgacaaGGTTGTTGACATCTGGGGCACCTGGAGAGGATGGTAG
- the set8 gene encoding lysine methyltransferase Set8 (predicted), protein MSTDSSSTLVEWAKESGIELNNCEIRKTENSGNGVFFKGFRSDKKLDGSDIEHPLLKIPKQLIITKDRIVQLAETRPFLKNLLYKTNTGDNQQTTTPEAPNARQSLARFLIYLILSSRRGTPDYEFGSWLALLPPGKDIDLPFTYPDDDLDEIERSSIFDAVIAKKTNLRLSYEDFFSNADFRKQIAEYVNSGENKNLRQIDTEVTYHDWQLVEEWILSRSLNLPVITSKGTSNENGKSKDNERAENEQDEDNENENENEDEIELEIALVPILDMCNHATDANARYEVEDEGNVVLLFRDNLSIEDIEKLTDKEITISYGSDKSAGEFLFTYGFIPEGYKTAKELSRFYSVEDTNIVKLLDPDNYSKSEDRIPYAFLTNFLDRPVNRFQISYPSPESPYPRWHDDLLFLLACEDNLLVHKNDEEGYLELYYSGYEVDLNDVERFLLAVDRTKFLTEIVPRADSLAEKFLQAVLTQIELGGEIGSSADIPRTSQHELIKLEIALIEETIKGIEHHKQEVSNLKSHVNLDEVNKGLKDTVISDK, encoded by the coding sequence CCAAGGAATCTGGTATTGAACTTAACAACTGTGAAATTCGGAAGACCGAGAACAGTGGGAATGGTGTGTTCTTTAAAGGATTCCGCTCTGACAAGAAACTTGACGGTAGCGACATCGAGCATCCATTATTAAAAATACCCAAGCAATTGATTATTACAAAAGATCGGATTGTTCAATTGGCCGAAACTCGTCCATTCCTCAAAAATTTATTATACAAGACAAATACTGGCGACAATCAGCAAACTACTACACCCGAAGCTCCCAACGCTAGACAAAGCTTGGCAAGATTCTTAATTTATCTAATATTAAGTTCTCGTAGAGGAACTCCAGATTATGAATTTGGCTCATGGCTGGCCCTTTTACCTCCAGGTAAAGACATTGATTTGCCTTTTACATATCCCGACGACGATTTAGACGAGATTGAGAGATCCAGTATTTTCGATGCAGTTATTGCTAAGAAGACCAATTTAAGACTATCCTACGAAGACTTTTTTTCTAATGCTGACTTTAGAAAGCAAATTGCTGAATATGTTAATTCTGGTGAGAACAAAAACCTCCGTCAGATTGATACAGAGGTTACATATCACGATTGGCAGCTGGTTGAAGAGTGGATTTTATCTAGAAGTCTGAATCTACCAGTCATAACTAGTAAAGGTACTTCAAATGAAAACGGAAAAAGTAAAGACAATGAGCGTGCTGAAAATGAACAAGACGAAgacaatgaaaatgaaaatgaaaatgaagatgaaattgAACTAGAAATCGCTCTTGTTCCTATACTTGATATGTGTAACCATGCGACTGATGCCAATGCTCGTtatgaagttgaagatgaggGAAACGTTGTCCTGCTCTTCAGAGACAATCTTTCAATTGAGGACATTGAAAAGCTTACAGACAAAGAAATTACAATTTCGTATGGATCTGATAAGAGTGCTGGAGagtttttgtttacatATGGATTCATTCCTGAGGGATACAAAACAGCTAAAGAATTATCTCGATTTTATTCAGTTGAGGATACGAATATCGTAAAACTATTGGACCCTGATAACTATTCCAAGAGTGAAGATCGCATTCCCTATGCTTTTCTGACGAACTTCCTGGATAGACCAGTGAATCGGTTTCAGATCTCTTACCCATCACCAGAGTCTCCTTATCCAAGATGGCATGATgatcttctctttcttctggctTGTGAAGATAACTTGCTTGTGCATAAGAATGACGAAGAAGGGTACCTCGAGTTGTATTATAGCGGATACGAAGTTGATCTCAATGATGTTGAACGATTTTTACTGGCAGTTGATAGAACCAAATTTTTAACTGAGATTGTTCCTCGAGCTGATTCATTGGCTGAGAAGTTTCTGCAAGCTGTTTTGACGCAAATTGAATTGGGTGGTGAGATTGGCTCCTCTGCAGATATTCCCAGAACAAGCCAACACGAGCTGATTAAATTAGAGATCGCTCTGATCGAGGAAACTATCAAAGGCATTGAACATCACAAACAAGAAGTCTCCAATTTGAAGTCACACGTTAACCTTGACGAAGTAAATAAGGGACTCAAGGACACTGTTATTAGCGATAAGTAA